Proteins found in one Thermaerobacter subterraneus DSM 13965 genomic segment:
- a CDS encoding sensor histidine kinase: protein MDPWKTGEQDGWNDAGFHLIRLALFAAGTAVWLLNRPQPAPGVAVALASGLVLQVLAEAAGGARAGNAGWDPRRWTAVAAWAGALVLTLWASTSGGDAALIGTVAAVLMGSPTVMGRGAARWVNGAAAVATTFVAAQASGLQAALLGGAVLLVAGWSGDMHASYRAERERLQQVVAGLAAAQDRLAELAARSGELGAQREREELLGTLHDALGHALTAQLLQVSLARRLLSTEPEAAAACLEAVEAGLRDGLAQVRQLLRRSLHPGRLPLAAAVQRLAGDFGAASGVQVEVVFDPDAASVSDTDPAVTGAVYRAVQEALTNAARHGQARHVLVSLTATGRRLRLRVQDDGLGAAELVPGVGLTRMTRTVQRLGGTLRFETLADRGFAVEITVPRRAPMVVAGMTGSAGEAGDEQ from the coding sequence GTGGATCCGTGGAAAACCGGCGAACAGGATGGGTGGAACGACGCGGGGTTCCACCTGATCCGCCTGGCCCTTTTCGCCGCCGGCACGGCGGTGTGGCTGCTCAACCGCCCGCAGCCGGCACCGGGCGTGGCGGTGGCCCTGGCAAGCGGGCTGGTGCTGCAGGTGCTGGCCGAGGCGGCAGGGGGTGCGCGGGCCGGCAACGCCGGCTGGGACCCGCGCCGCTGGACGGCGGTGGCCGCCTGGGCGGGTGCGCTGGTCCTGACCCTGTGGGCTTCCACCAGCGGGGGCGACGCGGCCCTGATCGGGACGGTGGCGGCGGTGCTCATGGGGTCACCTACGGTGATGGGTCGGGGTGCGGCCCGGTGGGTCAACGGGGCGGCCGCCGTCGCCACCACGTTCGTGGCGGCGCAGGCATCCGGGCTGCAGGCCGCGTTGTTAGGCGGGGCCGTTCTGCTGGTGGCGGGTTGGAGCGGCGACATGCACGCGTCCTACCGGGCTGAGCGGGAACGGCTGCAGCAGGTGGTGGCCGGGCTGGCGGCCGCCCAGGACCGGCTCGCGGAACTGGCGGCCCGCAGCGGCGAACTGGGCGCGCAGCGGGAGCGGGAAGAACTCCTGGGTACCCTGCACGATGCCCTGGGGCACGCCCTGACGGCCCAGTTGCTGCAGGTGTCCCTGGCCCGCCGGTTGCTGTCCACGGAGCCGGAGGCTGCGGCGGCCTGCCTTGAGGCCGTCGAGGCGGGGCTGCGCGATGGGCTCGCCCAGGTACGGCAGTTGCTGCGCCGCTCCCTCCACCCCGGCCGCCTTCCCCTGGCTGCCGCCGTCCAGCGCCTGGCTGGCGACTTCGGCGCGGCCAGCGGTGTCCAGGTGGAGGTGGTGTTCGATCCCGATGCCGCCAGCGTATCCGACACCGACCCCGCAGTGACCGGTGCCGTCTACCGGGCCGTCCAGGAGGCCCTGACCAACGCCGCCCGCCACGGCCAGGCCCGGCACGTGCTGGTCTCCCTCACCGCCACAGGGCGGCGCCTGCGCCTGCGGGTTCAGGACGACGGCCTGGGAGCGGCCGAACTGGTTCCGGGGGTGGGGCTCACCCGCATGACCCGCACCGTCCAGCGGCTGGGTGGAACCCTTCGCTTCGAGACGCTGGCAGACCGGGGTTTCGCCGTCGAGATCACGGTCCCCCGCCGCGCGCCCATGGTGGTTGCGGGGATGACCGGCTCGGCCGGGGAAGCAGGGGATGAACAATGA
- a CDS encoding response regulator transcription factor: MIRVLLAEDQALVRDGLRLLLELQGDLQVTAVADGAEAVARAAAASFDVALLDVRMPHMDGIACLRRLQALRPQMPVLMLTTYDDDRLVRQCLAAGAAAYLLKDMAPEDLANAIRLVVYGGGLIPGDLAGVLARAASTGSAAGGTGSDMPPGRGAGRVRRDAGTPTGAPPPSSRKDALSRPAPAEQGEPLTPRQVEVLQLLARGVSNREIAARLHLSEGTVKNLVSEIYARLQVRDRVQAVLRARGWLGPGGTSGR; this comes from the coding sequence ATGATTCGGGTGCTCCTGGCGGAAGATCAGGCTCTTGTGCGGGACGGTTTGCGCCTGCTGCTCGAACTCCAGGGTGACCTGCAGGTGACGGCCGTGGCCGACGGGGCGGAGGCGGTGGCCCGGGCTGCAGCTGCATCCTTCGACGTGGCCTTGCTGGACGTGCGGATGCCGCACATGGACGGCATCGCCTGCCTGCGGCGGCTCCAGGCCTTGCGGCCCCAGATGCCCGTGCTGATGTTGACCACCTACGACGACGACCGCCTGGTGCGCCAGTGCCTGGCGGCCGGTGCCGCGGCTTACCTGCTCAAGGACATGGCGCCGGAGGATCTGGCCAATGCCATCCGCCTGGTCGTATACGGTGGAGGGTTGATCCCGGGGGATCTGGCCGGAGTCCTGGCCCGCGCCGCGTCCACCGGTTCCGCGGCGGGAGGAACGGGCTCCGACATGCCACCGGGCCGTGGTGCTGGCCGCGTTCGGCGGGATGCCGGCACGCCCACCGGGGCCCCGCCGCCGTCCAGCCGCAAGGACGCCCTGTCGCGTCCCGCCCCGGCCGAGCAGGGCGAGCCCTTGACCCCGCGGCAGGTGGAGGTCCTCCAGCTCCTGGCCCGGGGGGTGTCCAACCGGGAGATTGCCGCCCGGTTGCACCTGTCCGAAGGCACCGTGAAGAACCTGGTCAGCGAGATCTATGCCCGGCTGCAGGTGCGGGATCGAGTCCAGGCGGTGTTGCGCGCCCGGGGCTGGTTGGGGCCGGGCGGTACCTCAGGGCGCTGA
- a CDS encoding N-acetylmuramoyl-L-alanine amidase: protein MPKVYLDPGHGGSDPGAVGNGLVEKDINLAIARRVRVHLVRHGLAVRMSRTGDQTRPLRARTDEANAWGADVYVSIHCNAYVDESANGFEVWHSVQPGSRSRILARYLVQWLDRLTPLANRGARSRAGRGGRDYYHVIRESRMPAVIVECGFITNRRDARYLGSASGQAQVAEAIARGLLEYFGRNWIPPGPPAEEPAAPPAPPGQEAEQPEPRGVWYRVIIGSFRNQANAERLARRAREAGFDVWIDQVRL, encoded by the coding sequence ATGCCCAAGGTCTATCTTGACCCCGGCCACGGCGGCAGTGATCCCGGCGCCGTGGGCAACGGCCTGGTGGAAAAGGATATCAATCTGGCCATTGCACGCCGGGTGCGCGTGCACCTGGTGCGCCACGGGCTGGCCGTGCGGATGTCCCGTACCGGCGACCAGACCCGGCCGCTGCGCGCGCGCACCGACGAGGCCAACGCCTGGGGCGCCGACGTCTACGTGTCCATCCACTGCAACGCCTACGTTGACGAGTCCGCCAACGGATTCGAGGTCTGGCATTCGGTCCAGCCGGGTTCCCGCAGCCGCATCCTGGCGCGCTACCTGGTCCAGTGGCTCGACCGGCTCACGCCCCTCGCCAACCGCGGGGCCCGTTCCCGGGCGGGCCGCGGGGGCAGGGACTACTATCACGTGATCCGGGAATCCCGCATGCCCGCGGTCATCGTGGAGTGCGGGTTCATCACCAACCGGCGGGACGCGCGCTACCTGGGCTCCGCATCCGGCCAGGCGCAGGTGGCGGAGGCCATCGCCCGTGGGCTCCTCGAGTACTTCGGCCGGAACTGGATTCCGCCCGGTCCTCCCGCGGAAGAACCTGCGGCCCCGCCGGCACCGCCCGGTCAGGAGGCGGAGCAGCCGGAGCCTCGGGGCGTCTGGTACCGGGTGATCATCGGTTCCTTCCGGAACCAAGCCAACGCCGAGCGGCTGGCCCGCCGGGCCCGGGAGGCCGGATTCGACGTCTGGATCGACCAGGTTCGCCTTTGA
- a CDS encoding EscU/YscU/HrcU family type III secretion system export apparatus switch protein, with amino-acid sequence MSETTEPSRLDGAEPPPQRAAAALRFDPGTDPAPRVVAAGFGTMAEAILRRAREAGVPEVTSPLAPVLARVPPGQAIPAALFEVVARIMALALELDRQMAGGLAGRARGPDLAARWGLASGADSPAGAGSSGGAGAPAGSRSGPVRGGGGSWDTPPGGSAPPGRPDPDDGRSQA; translated from the coding sequence TTGAGCGAGACAACGGAGCCATCCCGGCTTGACGGGGCTGAACCCCCGCCCCAGCGGGCGGCGGCCGCCCTGCGGTTCGATCCCGGCACCGATCCGGCCCCCCGGGTGGTAGCGGCCGGTTTCGGCACCATGGCGGAAGCCATCCTGCGCCGTGCGCGGGAGGCGGGGGTGCCGGAGGTGACCTCGCCCCTGGCGCCGGTGCTGGCCCGGGTGCCACCGGGCCAGGCGATCCCGGCCGCACTGTTTGAAGTGGTGGCCCGGATCATGGCCCTGGCCCTGGAACTGGACCGGCAGATGGCCGGGGGCCTGGCGGGCCGGGCCCGCGGGCCGGATCTGGCGGCGCGCTGGGGCCTGGCCTCCGGGGCGGATTCGCCGGCTGGGGCGGGTTCGTCCGGCGGGGCGGGGGCTCCGGCGGGAAGCCGGTCCGGACCGGTACGGGGAGGGGGCGGGTCCTGGGACACGCCTCCCGGCGGGTCTGCTCCGCCGGGACGCCCCGATCCGGACGACGGGAGGAGCCAGGCGTGA
- the mtnA gene encoding S-methyl-5-thioribose-1-phosphate isomerase — translation MRPVRYEGGVVHLLDQRRLPAEERWQACRSVEEVARAIETMVVRGAPAIGIAAAFGVALAAAGAARGRGGGALEPGGTPGEGAGLEEVVETALRRLAATRPTAVNLHWALARMEGRYRQMRSAGAGPDQVAAALEAEARAIQEEDLAMCLRMAEHGAALLPEGAQVLTHCNTGALATGGHGTALGVIRTAWRQGRLRHVWVDETRPVLQGARLTAWELQKEGIPHTLIVDGAAAAVMAAGRVDAVLVGADRIAANGDTANKIGTRMLAVLARHHGIPFYVVAPWSTVDPSLPSGDGIPIEERNPEEVTGFGGVRWAPAGTPVFNPAFDVTPASLITAIVTDRGILRPPYIEAIAARARRDEPGRGEAARWGRSPGC, via the coding sequence ATCCGACCTGTGCGGTATGAAGGCGGTGTGGTCCATCTCCTCGACCAGCGCCGGCTGCCGGCGGAGGAAAGGTGGCAGGCATGCCGGTCGGTGGAGGAGGTGGCCCGCGCCATCGAGACCATGGTGGTGCGGGGAGCGCCGGCCATCGGCATCGCGGCGGCCTTCGGCGTGGCCTTGGCGGCGGCTGGGGCGGCGCGGGGACGGGGCGGAGGGGCCCTGGAACCGGGGGGCACCCCTGGCGAGGGGGCGGGCCTCGAGGAGGTCGTCGAGACTGCCCTGCGGCGCCTGGCGGCCACCCGGCCCACGGCGGTCAACCTGCACTGGGCCCTGGCCCGGATGGAAGGCCGGTACCGCCAGATGCGGTCGGCCGGCGCAGGCCCGGACCAGGTCGCGGCCGCGCTGGAAGCCGAAGCCCGGGCCATTCAGGAGGAAGACCTGGCCATGTGCCTCCGCATGGCCGAGCACGGCGCCGCCCTCCTGCCGGAAGGGGCCCAGGTGCTCACCCACTGCAACACCGGGGCCCTGGCCACGGGCGGCCACGGCACGGCCCTGGGCGTGATCCGCACCGCCTGGCGGCAGGGGCGGCTGCGCCACGTGTGGGTCGACGAGACGCGGCCCGTGTTGCAGGGCGCCCGCCTGACCGCCTGGGAGCTGCAGAAGGAAGGCATTCCCCACACCCTGATCGTCGACGGCGCGGCCGCGGCGGTGATGGCGGCCGGGCGGGTCGACGCCGTGCTGGTGGGCGCCGACCGCATCGCCGCCAACGGGGATACGGCCAACAAGATCGGGACCCGCATGCTGGCCGTGCTGGCCCGTCACCACGGGATTCCCTTCTATGTGGTGGCACCCTGGTCCACCGTCGATCCCAGCCTGCCGTCGGGCGACGGCATCCCCATCGAGGAGCGAAACCCGGAGGAAGTGACGGGCTTCGGCGGCGTCCGGTGGGCACCAGCGGGCACACCCGTCTTCAACCCGGCCTTCGACGTCACGCCCGCCTCCCTGATCACCGCCATCGTGACCGACCGCGGGATCTTGCGCCCGCCCTACATCGAAGCCATCGCCGCCCGGGCCCGGCGGGACGAACCCGGCCGCGGCGAGGCCGCACGGTGGGGCCGGAGCCCAGGCTGCTGA
- a CDS encoding DUF4149 domain-containing protein — MARAWRNLYVFLMVAWFGVMVYYTFILTPTLTRAFPGDFGTIVATLFPGYFRLGEVLGLVAALAAWMEFRSQRRQPGGPDAPGAGWRLAAGLMALALVIVNREAVLPAAHAARGTAAFGPLHGISMAVNLATAALALFGGAGGLLAPAASRPGRIAGTNRR; from the coding sequence ATGGCAAGGGCCTGGCGCAACCTGTACGTTTTTCTGATGGTCGCCTGGTTCGGGGTGATGGTCTACTACACGTTCATCCTGACGCCCACCCTGACCCGCGCCTTCCCCGGCGACTTCGGCACCATCGTCGCCACCCTCTTCCCGGGCTACTTCCGGCTGGGAGAGGTCCTGGGCCTGGTCGCCGCCCTGGCCGCTTGGATGGAGTTCCGCAGCCAGCGCCGCCAGCCCGGCGGCCCGGACGCTCCCGGGGCAGGCTGGCGGCTGGCGGCGGGGCTCATGGCCCTGGCGCTGGTGATCGTCAACCGGGAAGCGGTGCTGCCGGCCGCCCATGCCGCCCGTGGGACGGCCGCTTTTGGGCCGCTGCACGGCATCTCCATGGCCGTCAACCTGGCGACGGCCGCCCTGGCCCTGTTCGGCGGGGCCGGCGGGCTTCTCGCGCCCGCCGCCTCGCGCCCCGGGCGGATCGCCGGGACGAACCGGCGCTGA
- a CDS encoding class I SAM-dependent methyltransferase, translating into MERGFEVAGGRQGDGDPGGERRGELAAVQAFFGRHAEAYRQSPGHRAGADLFALVAALDPQPHQRLLDVATAAGHTGLTFAPQVAEVVGLDATPAMAEAFAREAEARGVQNARFVTGDVHALPFPEGSFDLVTCRRAAHHFGDVVTAVAEMARVLRPGGRLGVVDMTPPADPEAAALFNDLERIRDASHVEALTPGRWAGVLEGARLELERLEVLVEPMPLDRWLYPVAPEPGVLAQLEDRWQRDEAAVRERVVTQGPEGWVYIKRRVLLVAQKP; encoded by the coding sequence ATGGAACGGGGCTTTGAGGTGGCAGGCGGGCGGCAGGGTGATGGCGATCCAGGGGGAGAGCGGCGTGGGGAACTGGCAGCGGTTCAGGCCTTCTTCGGCCGGCATGCGGAGGCGTACCGGCAGAGCCCGGGGCACCGGGCCGGGGCCGACCTGTTCGCCCTGGTCGCGGCCCTCGACCCCCAGCCCCACCAGCGCTTGCTGGACGTGGCCACGGCTGCAGGTCACACCGGCCTGACCTTCGCACCCCAGGTGGCGGAGGTCGTGGGCCTCGATGCCACCCCGGCCATGGCGGAGGCCTTTGCCCGGGAGGCGGAAGCCCGGGGAGTGCAGAACGCCCGGTTCGTCACCGGCGATGTCCACGCCCTGCCCTTTCCGGAGGGGTCCTTCGACCTGGTCACCTGCCGGCGGGCAGCCCACCACTTCGGCGACGTGGTGACCGCTGTGGCCGAGATGGCCCGGGTCCTCCGCCCCGGCGGCCGCCTGGGGGTGGTGGACATGACGCCGCCCGCCGATCCGGAAGCAGCTGCCCTCTTCAACGATCTGGAGCGGATCCGGGATGCCTCCCACGTCGAAGCCCTGACGCCGGGCCGCTGGGCGGGCGTCTTGGAAGGGGCCAGGCTTGAGCTGGAACGCCTGGAGGTCCTGGTGGAGCCTATGCCGCTGGATCGGTGGCTCTATCCCGTCGCCCCGGAGCCGGGGGTGCTGGCCCAGCTGGAAGACCGCTGGCAGCGGGATGAAGCGGCCGTGCGGGAGCGGGTGGTGACGCAAGGCCCCGAAGGATGGGTCTACATCAAGCGGCGGGTGCTGCTGGTGGCCCAGAAGCCCTGA
- a CDS encoding CDGSH iron-sulfur domain-containing protein, producing the protein MSRLVRHDRNRPYEVRPEGAEKSIWICACGLSKNKPFCDGSHKRTRDEKEGALYIYDDEGRIEVQSMY; encoded by the coding sequence GTGAGCCGGCTGGTCCGCCACGATCGCAACCGCCCCTATGAGGTGCGGCCCGAGGGAGCGGAGAAGAGCATCTGGATCTGCGCCTGCGGCCTGTCGAAGAACAAGCCCTTCTGCGACGGTTCCCACAAGCGTACCCGGGACGAGAAAGAGGGCGCCCTCTACATCTACGACGACGAGGGCCGCATCGAGGTCCAGTCCATGTACTGA
- a CDS encoding TM2 domain-containing protein, protein MADLYDLTDRELQVARLEIERRQKSAVVAWLLWLFLGGLGGHRYYLGPVWQGILMTVTLGGLGFWALIDAFFIPRRLRAVNKAVEEAVVRDILARRGQDGRAPVASPAG, encoded by the coding sequence GTGGCGGATCTCTACGACCTGACCGACCGGGAGCTGCAGGTGGCCCGGCTGGAGATCGAGCGGCGCCAGAAGTCGGCGGTGGTGGCCTGGCTGTTGTGGCTCTTCCTGGGCGGCCTGGGCGGCCACCGCTATTACCTGGGGCCGGTCTGGCAGGGCATCCTGATGACCGTGACACTGGGCGGCTTGGGCTTCTGGGCCCTGATCGATGCCTTTTTCATCCCGCGGCGCCTGCGGGCGGTCAACAAGGCCGTGGAAGAGGCGGTCGTGCGGGACATCCTGGCTCGACGGGGCCAGGACGGCCGGGCGCCGGTGGCCTCCCCGGCCGGCTGA
- a CDS encoding M42 family metallopeptidase, whose amino-acid sequence MTAGWTLLRELAEAPGVSGYEAPVREVLARHLGQLAPRLETDNLGSLIAERPGGAARPRVMLAAHMDEIGFMVSHIDEGGFIRFQPIGGWWSQVMLAQRVRIYTARGPVTGIIGAKPPHILPQEERSRPVDMRDMFIDVGATSRQEAEGLGIRPGDPVVPASAFEPLGPPGAFLAKAWDNRAGCVILVEVLRRLATVPHPNTVYAVATVQEEVGLRGATTSVRAVAPDVALVIDTTVATDTPGIDRSRLPASCRMGGGPAISLYDASMIPHLRLRDLVVDTARDHGIPIQFDVMPGGGTDAGKIHTASTGVPTLSIGIPVRYIHSHGSILHLSDLEQAARLIVAVIQRLDAGTVEALRAMGPARTVEPPVPGTPAMPAVPAAPPAVPVGWAIPPAAPAGWVAPVPPAPVPRYGHPPAPWPGRSNGWPGRPAPAAASWQ is encoded by the coding sequence ATGACCGCAGGCTGGACGTTGCTGCGGGAGCTGGCGGAGGCGCCGGGCGTCTCCGGCTACGAGGCTCCGGTGCGGGAGGTGCTGGCCCGGCATCTGGGGCAACTGGCCCCCCGCCTGGAGACGGATAACCTGGGCTCGCTGATCGCCGAGCGGCCCGGAGGGGCCGCGAGGCCGCGGGTCATGCTGGCGGCCCACATGGACGAGATCGGGTTCATGGTGAGCCACATCGACGAGGGCGGGTTCATACGGTTCCAGCCCATCGGCGGGTGGTGGAGCCAGGTGATGCTGGCCCAGCGGGTGCGCATCTACACGGCCCGCGGGCCGGTCACCGGCATCATCGGCGCCAAGCCGCCCCACATCCTGCCGCAGGAGGAACGCAGCCGCCCGGTGGACATGCGGGACATGTTCATCGACGTGGGTGCGACCAGCCGCCAGGAGGCCGAAGGGCTGGGCATTCGCCCGGGGGACCCCGTGGTGCCGGCCAGCGCCTTCGAGCCCCTGGGGCCGCCCGGGGCCTTCCTGGCCAAGGCCTGGGATAACCGGGCCGGCTGCGTCATCCTGGTGGAGGTGCTGCGCCGGCTCGCTACGGTGCCGCACCCCAACACCGTCTACGCGGTGGCCACCGTCCAGGAAGAGGTGGGCCTGCGCGGGGCCACCACCAGCGTCCGGGCCGTGGCGCCCGACGTGGCCCTGGTGATCGACACCACGGTGGCCACCGATACGCCGGGGATCGACCGGAGCCGCCTGCCGGCTTCCTGCCGGATGGGTGGAGGGCCGGCCATCTCCCTTTACGACGCCAGCATGATCCCCCACCTGCGGCTGCGGGACCTGGTGGTCGACACGGCCCGCGACCACGGCATTCCCATCCAGTTCGACGTGATGCCGGGCGGCGGCACCGACGCCGGCAAGATCCACACGGCCTCGACGGGCGTACCGACCCTGTCCATCGGCATCCCGGTGCGCTACATCCACAGCCATGGCTCCATCCTGCATCTCTCCGACCTGGAACAAGCGGCCCGGCTGATCGTGGCGGTGATCCAGCGCCTCGATGCCGGCACCGTGGAGGCGCTCCGGGCGATGGGCCCGGCCCGGACGGTGGAGCCGCCCGTCCCGGGCACTCCGGCCATGCCCGCCGTGCCCGCCGCGCCGCCCGCGGTGCCTGTCGGGTGGGCCATTCCGCCCGCGGCACCTGCCGGATGGGTCGCGCCTGTTCCGCCGGCACCGGTACCGCGCTACGGGCACCCCCCGGCACCCTGGCCGGGACGATCCAATGGATGGCCTGGCCGGCCGGCACCGGCCGCGGCATCATGGCAATAA
- a CDS encoding TAXI family TRAP transporter solute-binding subunit, with translation MGMRWRFTVRRAVPFLVLALVAAVLAGCGGTGTPAGSGGGSAQGGQIRIATGGTGGVYYIYGGAMADVLSKHLPGVNAVAEVTSASVDNILLLAQGDAELAFSLADTAYLAVQGQDPFDGPQPVKALAVLYNNYNHLVTRADSGIRTLADLKGKRVSTGAPGSGTEVTALRILEAAGLDPDTDVQREFLGVQESADALRDGRIDAFFWSGGYPTGAVSDLANTPGLDIYIVPMGEVVDDLVQKYGAVYVEDIFPAGAYSGDVKEDTPTVAVPNYLLVPAGMDEQRAYDILKTLFEHKDELVAVHPEAEKLTLENAVTGQVVEYHPGAIRYYQEQGAWNR, from the coding sequence ATGGGCATGCGGTGGCGGTTCACCGTGCGGAGGGCGGTACCGTTCCTGGTCCTCGCGCTGGTGGCGGCGGTGCTGGCCGGCTGCGGCGGCACCGGCACACCGGCCGGCAGCGGCGGCGGCAGCGCCCAGGGGGGCCAGATCCGCATCGCCACGGGCGGGACCGGAGGGGTGTATTACATCTACGGCGGGGCCATGGCCGACGTGTTGTCCAAGCACCTTCCGGGTGTCAACGCCGTCGCGGAGGTCACCTCGGCATCGGTCGACAACATCCTGCTCCTGGCCCAGGGCGACGCCGAACTGGCCTTCAGCCTGGCGGATACCGCCTACCTGGCCGTCCAGGGACAGGACCCCTTTGACGGTCCGCAGCCCGTGAAAGCGCTGGCCGTCCTCTACAACAACTACAATCACCTGGTCACCCGGGCCGATTCGGGCATCCGCACCCTGGCGGACTTGAAGGGGAAGCGGGTCTCCACGGGCGCCCCCGGCAGCGGCACCGAGGTGACGGCCCTGCGCATCCTGGAGGCGGCGGGCCTGGACCCGGACACCGACGTCCAGCGGGAGTTCCTGGGCGTCCAGGAGTCCGCCGATGCCCTGCGCGACGGCCGCATCGACGCCTTCTTCTGGTCGGGCGGTTATCCCACGGGCGCCGTGAGCGACCTGGCGAACACGCCGGGGCTTGACATCTACATCGTGCCCATGGGCGAAGTGGTGGACGACCTGGTCCAGAAGTACGGCGCCGTCTACGTTGAAGACATCTTCCCCGCCGGTGCCTACAGCGGTGACGTGAAGGAAGACACGCCCACCGTCGCCGTGCCCAATTATCTCCTGGTCCCTGCCGGCATGGACGAGCAGCGGGCCTACGACATCCTCAAGACCCTTTTCGAGCACAAGGACGAGCTGGTTGCCGTCCACCCCGAGGCCGAGAAGCTCACCCTGGAGAACGCCGTGACGGGCCAGGTGGTGGAGTATCACCCCGGTGCCATCCGCTACTACCAGGAACAGGGTGCCTGGAACCGCTGA